CCATGAAGACTTCTAGATTTTCTGACAAATACTGCTCTCTGAATCTTCTTCATGGTGGGTCGCGAGACCATCATATTGCCCCATCACCCAGTCGTCCTACTCATGTGACCAATGTAAGTTAGCATCCAAGAACTCGCCTGCAGTTCTGTTTAGCTTGGTTTCTCTGAGGGCCCGTTATATGTGTAAACTTTGTAACGGGTAGGCTTCCCCACTTCCGTCTTCATTATAGGACTTTCAGGGGGAGCGGTAACTCCCCACATCTTCAGCAGTCCCCATTCGGGCTTAGAACCCCACATATCGGGGACTGTCAAGCCAACATAAACATACCGTAAAAGCATTTAAAAGACAAAAGAACCTAAATGCTCCACTTGCTGTCATCTACAAACCAGCCCAACGCAAGCGACATTGCTATAAATAGTGCGAAAACTGCTACGAACTCATATTCCCGTTCCATTGATTTCAAGATTTTCCCTGAAGTGTCAGGCAACTCTTTGGCAACATATCTTAGCATCCCATAAACGAGATTTGCGATTATTGTGGTAACCGCAACGAAGAAGCTACTCCAGCGCTCTTCTGTCAATTGTTTCACCTCACCTTCTCTGCGGGTTGGAAGCCTCGCTCTTTAGAGTGGGTAGGAAAGGCCGAAACTTTTTATCCTCCATCTTCTAGAAGCACGGGCAACCGTGGGGAGGGTGTCCCTTTGGGAACCCCCACCCCTCAGGGCGAGGAGGAGGTCAGGTACCTCTCCCGAGCACCAAAGATATCAACCAATGCCTCAGCAACTCCGTACAGCGGAATAATCATTCCCAACCCTGCCAACAAAACGCTCAACAACTTGATGAATCCAAGTGGGTCATCAGAAATCCCGAGCGTTTGGAGAAGGTAAGTGTGAACGCCCTTGACAAGTAAGTAGTACAGCCAGAGCGGGCTCACCATTGCCATCTCAACGAGTATCCAAATAAACTCTTCGAGGAATCTCAGATCATCCTTGAAGTCCCTCATGAGCTTCACCTCTACTATCGCTCGTCTTCGAAAGCCATTTAATCAATCCCGTAATTAAAGTTACAAGTGCGAGGCGTTTCATTGAGACCACTGAGTTTCCCGTGCGAGAAATCAACGAGAAGAGTAAGAAGGAGAAGGGCTCAGCTCGGTCTCCGTACTGGGAGATGATGTTTTACTGAACGAGAAAACCGCTCGTAGGTTCGCGCGCCGTGATAGCTGGCTCACTCTCACCTGAGGATATCGACCCCGAGAAGTTCAAAGAGGCCATCAGGCTGTGATCAAACATGAGGCTCTTCTTGAGATATTCCATCTCCTCCCAGAAGAGTTCGAAAAAGAGAAAATTAAGGCGAGGATTCCCGTCAGAATACTAGGCAAATTTGGAATAGATGAGAATGAACTGGCAATTCCCTCCGAGGAAGAGTTAATTCTATCTCAGAGAAACTTTCTCCCAACGGAAAGCATAATTGAGGCTAAGAAAAAAGCTATGGAACTTGTTATGAAGCCCGAAAGAGAATACCTACTTCAAAAGTATGGAGAGGACACGGAAGGAGAGTTATGGAAAGTCGAGGACGTTTCTCTCCACCCCCATTATGATGTTAAGGTTCAAGAATTGGGTGAAGGCATGACGAAATTTATTGGGGTTAAAGGACATCTCCCATTCATTTTTCATGCCGAGTTGACAACCATGGAAAGAGAGTTTGCCGAAACTCATCCCAATGAATATAGGTGTATATAGTGGCCAACCTTAGGAAGAGACCCATGATACTGAAGATACACAGACCATTTTCACAAAGGAAGGTACAAGGCATATCTGGTGATTCTTGATGCCTCAGGTATGGTCGAAAAAGAGCTCGAGTGAAAGAAAAGAGCTTAATCAAGGTTAAGTTCAGAAGGTAAAGTGTTGACTTGTGAGACCACTGGGTTCAGAACTTCACTTGATTGGAGCACAAAATAGTCTCAAAAATCCAAACGTTTTTATTATGTAGTTTGTAATTTTAAGACATGACACTCACAAAGGCAGAGCTCAGAGTGCTCTTGGCAATAGCGTCAGGGCCAATTACACTCAAAGAGTTAGCCAGTAAAATGAACCTCTCCAAGAGCACTCTCTCTATTATCCTGCACTCTCTCGAACGAAAGGGACTCATTAATATCGAAGGAAAAAGACCGCTCAAAGCCAAACTCGCCGATAACAAGCCAACCCAGCTCCTAAGAAAAATCCTATTGATGCTCCCTAAAAACTGGACTCTCAAGGTCCTCAGTGGAAGTAGTCTCAAAATGCTCTCGGCTCTCAAAGTTGAGGAACCTCAATCCCCCTGGCTTGTTCAGCTCAAGGCTAACGTGAGCAGAGCAACACTCCATAGAGTTCTCAACGAGCTCATGGAAATGCTCATCGTTGGGAAAAAGAAAGATGGATACTTCGTCAGCGAACGTTTTGCAGTCCTCAAAGACTTCGCCGACGAGTATTTCTATCTCCAGAACTCCACTAGGACTAAAGAGTTCAACGAAAAGGCCGTCCTCGCGTGGAGTGGGGTTGAAGAACTCATTCTTGCAACGGAAACGTTCAAAGGGAAATGCTTTGGAGACTTTCAGCTCACCGGACTGGCTCGTTTCTCTGACTACGGTTTGCCTTTAATTTCCTCGGGTGTTTACCACTACTACTGGCCGGCCAAGGAGCTTGAACTTGAAGAAATCGTTATCCATGCCCTAAAGATGGGCTACGATGCAAGGGAGCTCCTTTACGTCATTGTTCTTTTGAAAGCCCACCCGTTCAGTAAAGAGCGACTCAAACGCTTGGCTGCTAAATTTGAAGTATCCCCCATTGTGGAGGATATTCTTGAGTTTCTCCAAGGGGAGGCCAAGTCTTATCCATTCCCCTCGCGGGAAGAAGTTGAAGAGCTTTGTAAGAGGTACTTTGGAGGTTGTGAAGGTGATAGCGAGGGAAAGACTGATTAGGGAGTTAGAACTTATTGATGAAAAGGCAATGTTGATGAATTCCAGTGAAATTGACCTCTACCTTATTGGCGGTGGAAACTTGGCCTTAAGGGGGATAAAGCCCGCAACGGCCGATATTGATGTTGTCGTTAAAGATCATCGGACTTTAATGGCTCTTGAGAATGTTCTCATAAATCCTTCTCCAAAGTTCCGGACGAGTGGCGGGCTTGTTGTCTATTTGAAGGTCTTTGGTCATGAGTATGAGAAAAAACTAGGTGCAGATGCAGTTTACCAAAAGGTTGATCCAGAAATGGGAGACTTCAACCTCGACGTCTTTGTAAAACGGGTTATGAGAGGAATTCAGTTAAGTGAGGGGGCAGTAGTGCCTGAAGAGTTTCAAAAACTCAAAAGCTCAGAGTTCATCTCGTCTCGGTTGAGGATGTGTTTTCTGTTCAAGGGAGTCACGTCATTGGGCCGCTCGAAGGACATAGATGACATTTTAAGACTTCTTGAGCTCGGAGTTTATTTTGATGTGGTCTTGACGGAGATAGAGGTTCAAAGGAAGCTTCTTGAAGTGGAGACTTTTGAGAGATTGATGTACATTCTTTTTAAGAAAATCAAGCTTGTCCAGAAGATTCTTGAGGAAAAAGGCGTGAGAAGCCGTGGTTTGGATTACTTCATAGATCAACTAAAAGGCTACTTGGAGTAAAAGTTTTGAATTCAAAAAGTTCTCAAATACCAAACTAGCATAAAGCGAGAAAAATGAACAAGGTTAAAGTGTTAAAAAAAGTTCATGGAACCGGGGTAAGTAGTGGAGCGCATTAATGTTGTATCTTGTGGTGTTTGCCGTTTCATCTTCTGTTTTCTACGTTTCCGCAGAACTGAATAGTATTGAAAGTGGCTTAAGAAAATAAAAACTCTCAGAGGAGGTTTTCAATAAGCCTGTAATCCTCCTCCGGAATTTCCCTCATGGCCTTGCCCATGAGGTGGCCACTCCACTTCTTCTTGTTCTTTATGAAGTTCAGCTTCGGAATCAGGGGTTTAAACTTCACTTCCCCGATCTTTATCGGCCTTATCTTCACCCTTATCGGATAACTCTCTCCTGGGGTATGGGACTTGAATATCCTTGTGGAGTCATTGTAGGGCTCGCTCGCGACCTCAAAGATACCAACTATCATAGGCTCTAGAACTTCGCCTTTCCTGTTTTCCTGCTTTACGTAGAATACCAGCTTATCTCCTGGCTTGACCCTCCTTATAGTGTTTTCGTGCCTCTTAGGCACGCCCCAAACGTTCTTCTCTCTAATAACTTTCCAATTATCTCTACTGGTTATGCACAACCAGTATCTCATTGCTCGGCCCTCCTCAAGATCTCTTCGTACTCATCCCTCTTAATATACCTTCCGGAGACAACGACGAACCTCTTCGGCTTGACCTTCTTCTTGTACTTCCTCACGTTCTTGAGCTTGATCACTAGCCATTCCCTCGACCTTCCTCCCCTAGTCTGCCACCTCTTCCTGTCCCTCTCGTACTTTCTAAGTTCATCTGGAGTTAGGAAGAGCTCGTCCTTGTACTTCCTTATTATCTCTTCGACGTTCGTAAAGTGCTCGACGCTCTCGATCTCTGCCTCCCCTTGGAATCCTTGGTCTTCCCTCGAGGCGTAGAAGATGAGCTTCATTCCGGGCTTGACCCTTAAGGTGGCCGGCTTCACGAAAACCCTCTTTCCGCCCTTGAGTATCCTATCAAGGAGTTGCTTGGGAACAGGAAAGGTCACCCCAACAATATCCATAGTCCATCCCACTATTCCTTGGAGGGATTAAATTTTATACCTTCCCCTTGCGAAATAATTTGGGGGTTAAACATGAGGCTAATAGAGAGCTTGAAGTTTCCCCTCTTTAAGGTAAACAAGATGAGCGAAAAGGAGAAGGGGCCCGCTAGGCCCCCCTATTGGGAAATGGTCTTCTGGTGGACGAGGAAGCCTCTAATTGGAGCTAGGGCTATAATAGCCGCATCCCTCCTTCCGGATGATGTTGATGTTAGCAGGTTCGAGACGGCTATTGGATTGAACCAGAGCACACCTCACAGGGTCAATCCCAGGATACCGCCAGAGTGGGAGAAGTACTTCAGGGGAAAGAAGCTTCTGGATCCGTTCGCGGGCTTCGGCTCAATTCCCCTGGAAGCTTTGAGGTTAGGCTTGAACGTGACGGCCGTAGAACTTTTACCAGTAGCTTATGTCTTCCTAAAGGCTATCCTGGAGTATCCCAGGAAGTTTGGAAAGCCCCTTGTCAAGGACGTTGAGAGGTGGGGCAACTGGATTACTGAACAACTGAAGAAGGATCCTGAGATTGGGGAGCTATACGATGATGACGTTGCGGTTTACATTGGAACTTGGGAAGTTAAGTGCCCACACTGCGGGAGGTGGACTCCTGCTATAGGCAACTACTGGTTAGCAAGGGTAAAGGACGGGAAGAGGTACAAGAGGCTAGCTTACATGGTTCCTGAGAGGAGATGTGATGATGTCGAAATAAGGATAATCGACCTGAACGAGATAATCGGCGACGTTTCAAATGCTGAGGTCAAGGGGAACGACATAATCTTCCAGGGAAGGGTTTACATTGAGAAGGTTAGGAAGGCTCTAGGGGATGGAAAGCTTAGGGAGGGGGACGTTAAGATAGACGGTGATAAGGTAATCTTCAGGGTTCCCTCTCCGAACATTGAAGCGAGGAAGAGCCAGCTCACGTGCTTGGCCTGTGGCAACGTTATAAAGTACGCCGATGAAAGCGGAAGGCACTACACAAAGAAGCCCAAGGGAATTGAGACTGAGTTCTACGTGAAGTTTGCCTTGAGGAAGTATCATGAGGGTGACGAGAGGTTTGCGAGGCAGAGGTTGCTTGTGAAGGTTAAGGTTAAAGATAAGGACTTGATTTTTGAGCCAGCCAGTAGAGAGGACAACGAGAAGCTGTGGAGGGCGAAGGAGAAGGTTAATGAGTTGATCGAGAGGAAGGATCCAGATGTGCCGAGTGAGCAGATACCTCTTTATGAAAATCGACGTATTACTCCAATTCTCGGAGCAGAAAAATGGTACCAATTTTTCAATCCCCGCCAACTCCTCACGCTGATTAAGATTGTAAGGCTAATCCGCGAGGTTGGGAAGAGGGTTGAGGAGGAGAAGCTCAGGGAGGGTTGGGACGAGGAGAGGGCCTTTGAATATGCGGAGGCTGTTGCGACGTATTTGAGCATGGCGATGTTGAAATATGCATATTACGATTCAGTTGTCACTAGGTGGGATTCCACATGGTGGAAGATTGGAGAAACTATGTCTACAAGAGGAATCGCAATGAATTGGAACTGGACTGAAAGTCCTTGGTTTGGGGAGTTTGGAGGGTTAATAAAAACACTGCCCGCGTTATCTAGGGCTCTTAACTACCTCATTACCGCCCTCGCCTCCTCAATCCAGAAGACCCTCACCGACTTCACGAAGACCAACACCGTGAAAGTCCTCCAGGGCGACGCGACCTCTCTCAATCTCGGTGAGAAGTTCGACGTCATCGTAACCGACCCGCCGTACGCCGATGATGTCCCATACACCGAGCTGAGCGACTTTTACTACGTCTGGCTCAAGCGCGCTTTGAGCGACTCTGATGGAAAGAAATTGATTCCAAGGTTCCACAAGACGGCCTTCTTCAAGAAGGTTGGGCAAAAGTGGGTTGAAATTAAAACACAATGGCAGGAATTTGCGAAGAAGGAGGTCTCCATGGATCCCCAAAGATTCGGAAATAAAGAAATCGCACAACAACACTTCGAAAACCTCTTTAGCCAGGCATTCGTTGCAATGCGTGAGCACCTAAAAGATGATGGCCTTTTAGTTACTTACTATGCCCACACAGATCCAGAAAGCTGGCTAACGCTCCTGAACGCTGGCTGGAGAAGAGCTGGGCTCCAGATAGTCAGGGCATTCCCACTATCAACTGAATCATCCACAAGCATAGTGAAGAGGGGGAAGCTAAGCTTAGACACTTCAATAGTGGTTGTGTGGAGGAAGCCGAGTGAGAGGAGGAAGGTGGACATATTCGAGCTGAGCAATGTAATAGCCGAGAAGTCCAAGGAATCCGCAAAGCTCTACATGAAGTACGGTTACAAGGGCCTTGACCTGCTCTACGGAGTAATGACGTCAATCCTCGAGGAGGTCACGAGATACGGAGAGGTCACGTCTCCAAAGGGCCCGCTCTCAACGAGGGAGATACTTGAGAGGCACGTTTATCCCGCAACGATTAGGGGAATAGTTGAGGCTATCGCCGACGTTAAGGGGAAGATATCATCAAACGAGGGCCTGTTCTACTCGGCATACAAGGTTCTCTTCGGCAATGCATCCCTGGGGGCCAATGATATAATACTTCTCAACCTAGCGACCTTCACGAATGCGAAGTTGCTTGTAAAGAGCAAGATTCTAAAGGAAGGAACTTCGTCGAGCAAGAAGGAGTTTAAGCTGTACTCACCAGATCTTATTGGAGAAACTGTCCTTGAGCCGAAGGGATTCCAGATCTTCCTCAAGGAGAAGGGCCTAAACCCCCAGGATCCGAATCCGAGGAATTCCATAGATGTCCTTCACCTGCTCGAGTACTACTCCCTCCTTGGAAGGGAAGTTCTCCAGGATAGGATTGAGGAGTTGAGAAGGAAGAATCCATCCTGGGTTGAGGAGGCAATTGCGATGGCAAGGCTGATATCTTCCTACTACAAAACGGTCTATTCCCAGATGTTCTCACCCCTGGGTGTAGTGGTTAAGGATGAGAGGGCAGTTGAAGGTGAGCTGAAGAAGGATGGCCACTACGAGGTAGTTCTTATGAGCAGGCTCGTCAGGACTTTGGGAGGTGGTTCGATTTGAAGTACGAGGTTTGGGATGATGTTCTCGATGAGAGCTTGGATGAGCACTCGGCTCCAGAGTTAGGTGACGTGGTAACTGGCAAGGCCCACAAAATTTACACTGACCCCAAGGAGTTCTTCAAGAGAACCTACTTTACGCGCCCAATGCTCGAAATCCTGGAGCACGTTCTCAAGACGTTTAAGGGAGAGGAGAGGCAGAACGTATTCCTAATCTATTCCCTCTTCGGTGGTGGGAAGACGCACACAATGCTGACCATCTACCACGCTTTCAAGGATCCTGGGGCCCTAAAGGATGAAGAGGTTCTTAGGTATTACGACCCTGAAAAAAGGAAGAGGATAAGTGATATAGCTGACACAATTTCGTCCCTCCGGGACGTGATTATAATCCCGATCTACGGGAAAGGTGAGCTACCAAGGCCCAGGAAGCCGAAGGGCAATATAAGGACGCTGTGGGGTTACATGGCAGACCTACTTGGAGAGTACGAGAAGATTAGGGTTGAAGATGAGACATTGACCAGCCCGACTCCAGATCTAATAAGGGAGATAATCGGGGGGAGGAAGGTTCTCTTCCTGATAGATGAGATAGTCGACTACGTCGATAACCTTCGAAAGTCCGCGGATGAGGAGGAGAGGAACTACTCAAGGAACGTGAGCAAATTCTTGGATCACCTTGCAACGGCCCTTCTCGGCTCTAACTCCGTTTTAATCGTGACCCTTCCAATGGATGAGGAAGGAGGGATCATCAAGACAGAGAAGGAGTACGACAGGGAGGTCATCCTTGAGATAAGGAGGGCTCTGAGGAGGGTCGGCGGAACCAGGATGTACTCGCCGGTTAAGACAGAGGAGGATGAAAACGAGCTCGTTGAGATACTCAAGAGGAGGATATTCAAGAGGATAAGTGAGGATGAGAAGGCAAGGGTACTGTCACGGCTGGGGAAGGCCTACTCAAACGAGGAGATATTCGGGAGGGAGGCGAGGGTCGAGGAAGTTAGGAAGAGCTATCCCTTCCACCCGGAGTACGTAAATGTCCTTAGGACGATAATAGAGAGGGTTGGCCTCCAAAGGACGAGGGACTTAATTAGGATAACCAGGATAGTCGTGAGGGGGATACTCAAGGAGGAGCCTTCCCTTATTATGCCCCACCACATAAACCTGGACGACGATAAGATAAAGGGAAGCTTCTTCTCGGAGAGCACGATATACGGTGACTACTGGACGGTCTATGAGAGCGATGTCAAGGAGAATAAACTCAAGGGCTTTTCCAATCCAGAGCTCGCGAGGCTAATCCTGACCTACGTCTTCCTGAAGACCTATCCATACGATTCCCCAACATCCCTCCCGGAGTTCCCGACGCCCAAGAGGATAGCTTGGGGAGTTTACGAGCCGAAGCTCTTCGAGGAGAAGGGCTGGAGCATTGTTGAGATAAGGGATGCGGTTGATGAGATCAGGGAGAGCGTCAAGTTCATGTACTTAAACAAGAAGGATCCGTACCTATGGTTCTGGAGGGTTGCGAACGTATCCCAGATGGTCAACAGTAAGGTTGAGGAGCTTCTAGAATCAAGGGCTGGAGAGGTCGTCCAAGAGCTAGTTAAGATGGTTCAGAGGTTCGTGAAGGAGAGGAAGGGCCTTAGAGGTAGGGGATCGAAGATCGAGGATCACGTGACCTTCTTCAAGAACAATAACATAGTAGTGGGCAGGGAACCCCAGGAGTTCTACGATACTCCAGAGTACAAGCTCATGGTTCTCGTTAGGGATGACGTTGACGAGGACACCTTGAGGAGAATAATCTTCATGCACGGAGGAGGGGCGAGGACTTACAGGAACACGATAGTCGTTGTGTATCCCTCAGAGAATGGAATAGACGAGATGATGAAGACCTTGGCAGTTGCAATGGCCTGTGACGAGGTTAAGAGGAGCATCAGGGAGAAGTTCGGGAAGTATGGAAAGGACGTCGTGAACATACAGATGAGCATGGTTGAGGAGATAAAGAGGAAGGCCCTTGAGGATCTAGAGAATCAGATGGTTCAATACTTCAGGATGGTTGCCTATCCGGATAAGTATGGCCCTAGGGTTGTCCAGGCCCAGGCCTCATCGAAATCAGTGATCGAGAACGTTTACTCAGCCCTAGTCAGCCACGGCAAGATAGTTGATGACTTCGACTTCGATTGGCTCGTGGAGAGGCTCAGCGAGGTCAACGTGAACATCTTGAGGCCGGAGGGTTATCCGGTTTCTGAGTTGGTCTACTTGATAATGAGCAATCCTGCGCTTCCAATGGTTAGCGTTGAAGCCCTATTCGAGGCCATAAGGGAGGCCGTGAGAAACCTCGAAATAGGAATCGAGAGGAAAGGAACAATATACTTCAAGAGGATATACAAAGAGGTTCCAAAGGGAGAGGAGGAGGGCGATCCCCCTGGAGCGATAAAGATGGAGGATGTAATCCTTCCAAGGGAGGAAGCACTCAACAGGCAGGTCGCGGAGATACTCAAGAATGAGAGCGAGGAGGTCAGGAGAAAGGGAGGGATGGATTACAAGGTGAGGAAGTGGTACGAGGTGTATCTACCAAACTCGACCCATGGAATCCCCCTGAGGACGATAGTTGAGGAGGGAAGGGTAAAGGAGGAGTACCTTGACCACGTTCTCCAGGGTTATATAGTTGAGAGGGTTGAGGAGGTTCCAGTGACGAGGGGAGAGTTCTACTTGGAGGTTAGTGACGGCATAGTCAAGGGTAAGCCGGGAGATGTAGTTACGCTCGAGGTAAAGATCAAGCCCGTTGGAAGGGAACCCTTCAAGGTTGAGCTTAGACCCAGCATTGGAGAGCTAGATTCTTACGAGGTTGAGCTCGAGAACGGCGAGGAGAGAGCTGTAACTTGGACGATAGTAGTTCCTAGCGAGAGAACTATAGCGGTAATTGAGGGGAGGAGCGAATCTAAGGAGAGGAAGGTCGAAGTTACCATAATCCCAGCTATGGAGGAGGAGATAATTGAGGTCAACGAAGTCAAAGAGGAGCACAAGGGGTACGTTCTAACCGAGATACGTGACATAGGAAGCGTTGACGAGCTAGAGCTTATTCCAATGGAGGGAAAGGTAAGTGGGAGCATGAGGATAGAGAGGCCCTTCTGGGAATCTAGGTTCGAGGGCTTGGACTTAGAGGTTGCCAAGTACATCCTAAAGGAGGTAGAGGAGGTTTTAGGATCGAAGGCTCACCTGGATGTTAGGGTTATCGGAGAGGCGGTTATAGATGACCTACTCTTTGAAAAGCTGAGGGCCCTCAACGGAAAGGTTACCTTCAGGATCAAGAAGGGTGAAGGGGAATGAGCGAGGGAGTGCTCTACATGGTCAAGCTCAAGTACATAGAGAAGGCGAAGCTAGCGGTAAAGAGGGAGCAGAAGCTCGCCGAATTCCTCCCTGTGTTTCTAACTGGAGGTCAGAAGATTCCTGGGAAGGTTGAGGTAAGAACAAGGGTTTACCTTCCAGAGTTCCTTGAGTTTGCTGAGGATCTCGGATGGGAGGTAAAGAAGAGGTACCTAACCACGGAGGATGACTACGCTTACCTTAGGTTGCTAGTTTATGCCGTGGCGATGTCGGTCATTAAGGATCCGGTCAAGTGGGATCAGCTGAAGGCCCACGTTCTATCCATGGAGGCGATACCCCTTAGGTACTGGTCCTCTAAGTTCAGGAACGTTTATTGGAAGTACAAGAATAGAGGAAAGCTATCCTACGTGGCTAGGAGGTTCCTGGAGGTGGAGCTAATTTGAACTTACCCGAGGCAATCCTGAGGGAGTTCCTCCTGCACTCCCCAGACCTCTTTTACCTATCCCTTGCGAGGCCTGGGAGGAGGAAGATAAGGCCTTTCCTTCACCAACTTCAACCCCTTTACCACGCCATGGTTCATAGGCCAATTAGGATTTTCATAGCTGATGAGATCGGGCTGGGAAAAACGATTCAAGCCCTTGCAATAGCTAGATACCTTAACCTTAAGGGGGAGGCTAAGAGGATCTTAATACTCGTTCCAAAGATACTGAGGGAGCAGTGGAGGGAGGAGATTGAGAGGATCGGTGTAAGACCAATAGTCATCGAGAGTGGGGAGGAAGTCGAGGAGAAGCTTAAGAGGGATGGCTTCTTCGTGGTTTCCATAGACCTTGCAAAGATGTACAGTCACAGGGAGAAATTCCTTAGGAAGGATTGGGATCTGGTTATAGTGGACGAGGCCCACAACGTGACGATTGGAACCCAAAGGTACGATTTCGTGAAGGAACTCATCGGTAGGAGGGAGGACCTGAACGTAATATTCCTCTCAGCAACGCCCCACAGGGGGGATTCCAAGGACTACCTTGCAAGACTCTTACTCCTCGATCCCACCCTTGTAGATGACTATCAAAGGCTTGACTCACCGGAGTTCTACAGGAGAACCATGGGGACTATAGTATTCAGGAGGACGAAGCAGTTGGTGAACAAGCTTGAGGGTAAGGAGATATTCAAGAGGTGCCACTTTAGGGCAGTTGTCGTTGGAATAACCGAGGAGGAGAAGGAGTACTTTAGGAAGTTAAATGACGTTCTGTACGATCTCATCAAGAACGCCCAGAAGAATTCGCCGATAGCCCTTTTAGCAATTCTCGTGAATAAAAGGGCATCTTCCAGCTACTCCTCCGCCATGAAGACGCTCAGTAAGATAGTTGAGAGCCACTACTTGAAAAGGGAGGCAAATCCGGAAAGGGTTCAGGAGTACATAGAGAAGCTCTTTGGTCTTGGGTACGATGACATTGACCTTGAGAGCTTTTCGGAGTACGATGAGATAGTTGAGAAGATAATTGGGGAGTACTCGGCTGTTCTTCGAGAGAAGCAGGTTAAAGAGTTTAAGGAGCTACTTGACCTTCTCAAGAGGATAAGGGTCGACAGTAAGATCGAGGTCGTGGCAAACATCGTTAAGAATCACGTTGAGAAGGGTGAGAAGGTTATAGTTTTCACGGAGTTCAAGGACACGCTCGAGTACCTTAGGAGCAAACTCTCTAGATTAGTGGGATTGAATGAGGACGAAGTTTCAATTCTGCATGGGGGAATGTCCTCGGATAAAATTAGGGAAGAAATTAGAAAGTTCGAGAGGAATGGGAAGTTGTTGATCTCTACAGATGTTGCCTCGGAGGGGCTGAACCTTCAGATCGCGAGTGTTCTAATAAACTACGAGGCTCCCTGGACGCCGATAAAGATCGAGCAGAGGGTCGGTAGGGTTTGGAGGATAGATCAGGAGAAGGATGTTAAGGCCTACACCATATTTCTCGACACCGAGGTTGACATGTACGTTCTCAACAACCTCTACGAGAGGATAATGAACATTAGGGAAGTTCTTGGAGAAGGGCCCAGGATCGGATTACCAGTTCCAGGGGAGAGGATACTCGAGGGGGACTTCGAAACCCTATGGAAGGACATCCCCGAAGAGTTCGAGAGTGGCGAGAAGGTGAGCGAATACGACATAGGGTACGCCATACTTAGGAGGGATATAGAAGGATATAGAAAGGCCATCTTGAACACGTTAAAGATTCTGAGGCAGAACATAAGGGGGGCCGTTCTTCAGGAGAGAATCGAGAGTATAAGGAGGGACCTTGAAGCGATAGCCGATGAAAGGATTGAGGAGATAGTGAAAAGATACGTTAGAGAGTTGATGGGGAAGAACGTTCCCGATGTATCTCCGATACTCCACAGGATTATGTTGAGTGGTGACGAGTTTAGAAAAGGGCTTAGGGTTGGAGTTAAGAAAGGAAAGGGAGAGCTTTTCTCCATTAAGCTCGTAAGGAATGGAAAAGAACTGCACAGGTTCCCTATCATGGTGGTTGACGGAGAGGTCATCTATGGGGCTAAGCTACTTGAGAGGCTAATAGACATCCTCAAGGATGGGTACGTAATTCTAGGCGATTCCGAATCCCATTCGAGCTACGAGGCTAGGGTGATAACAATAGGTAGAGACGTGATATACAAGGTTCGCGAGAAGTACAAGAGGTACGATAGATGGCTCAAGAGGAAA
The window above is part of the Pyrococcus sp. NA2 genome. Proteins encoded here:
- a CDS encoding protein NO VEIN domain-containing protein, coding for MIKHEALLEIFHLLPEEFEKEKIKARIPVRILGKFGIDENELAIPSEEELILSQRNFLPTESIIEAKKKAMELVMKPEREYLLQKYGEDTEGELWKVEDVSLHPHYDVKVQELGEGMTKFIGVKGHLPFIFHAELTTMEREFAETHPNEYRCI
- a CDS encoding MarR family winged helix-turn-helix transcriptional regulator, whose translation is MTLTKAELRVLLAIASGPITLKELASKMNLSKSTLSIILHSLERKGLINIEGKRPLKAKLADNKPTQLLRKILLMLPKNWTLKVLSGSSLKMLSALKVEEPQSPWLVQLKANVSRATLHRVLNELMEMLIVGKKKDGYFVSERFAVLKDFADEYFYLQNSTRTKEFNEKAVLAWSGVEELILATETFKGKCFGDFQLTGLARFSDYGLPLISSGVYHYYWPAKELELEEIVIHALKMGYDARELLYVIVLLKAHPFSKERLKRLAAKFEVSPIVEDILEFLQGEAKSYPFPSREEVEELCKRYFGGCEGDSEGKTD
- a CDS encoding EVE domain-containing protein, producing the protein MRYWLCITSRDNWKVIREKNVWGVPKRHENTIRRVKPGDKLVFYVKQENRKGEVLEPMIVGIFEVASEPYNDSTRIFKSHTPGESYPIRVKIRPIKIGEVKFKPLIPKLNFIKNKKKWSGHLMGKAMREIPEEDYRLIENLL
- a CDS encoding DUF365 domain-containing protein, with amino-acid sequence MDIVGVTFPVPKQLLDRILKGGKRVFVKPATLRVKPGMKLIFYASREDQGFQGEAEIESVEHFTNVEEIIRKYKDELFLTPDELRKYERDRKRWQTRGGRSREWLVIKLKNVRKYKKKVKPKRFVVVSGRYIKRDEYEEILRRAEQ
- a CDS encoding DUF1156 domain-containing protein, producing MRLIESLKFPLFKVNKMSEKEKGPARPPYWEMVFWWTRKPLIGARAIIAASLLPDDVDVSRFETAIGLNQSTPHRVNPRIPPEWEKYFRGKKLLDPFAGFGSIPLEALRLGLNVTAVELLPVAYVFLKAILEYPRKFGKPLVKDVERWGNWITEQLKKDPEIGELYDDDVAVYIGTWEVKCPHCGRWTPAIGNYWLARVKDGKRYKRLAYMVPERRCDDVEIRIIDLNEIIGDVSNAEVKGNDIIFQGRVYIEKVRKALGDGKLREGDVKIDGDKVIFRVPSPNIEARKSQLTCLACGNVIKYADESGRHYTKKPKGIETEFYVKFALRKYHEGDERFARQRLLVKVKVKDKDLIFEPASREDNEKLWRAKEKVNELIERKDPDVPSEQIPLYENRRITPILGAEKWYQFFNPRQLLTLIKIVRLIREVGKRVEEEKLREGWDEERAFEYAEAVATYLSMAMLKYAYYDSVVTRWDSTWWKIGETMSTRGIAMNWNWTESPWFGEFGGLIKTLPALSRALNYLITALASSIQKTLTDFTKTNTVKVLQGDATSLNLGEKFDVIVTDPPYADDVPYTELSDFYYVWLKRALSDSDGKKLIPRFHKTAFFKKVGQKWVEIKTQWQEFAKKEVSMDPQRFGNKEIAQQHFENLFSQAFVAMREHLKDDGLLVTYYAHTDPESWLTLLNAGWRRAGLQIVRAFPLSTESSTSIVKRGKLSLDTSIVVVWRKPSERRKVDIFELSNVIAEKSKESAKLYMKYGYKGLDLLYGVMTSILEEVTRYGEVTSPKGPLSTREILERHVYPATIRGIVEAIADVKGKISSNEGLFYSAYKVLFGNASLGANDIILLNLATFTNAKLLVKSKILKEGTSSSKKEFKLYSPDLIGETVLEPKGFQIFLKEKGLNPQDPNPRNSIDVLHLLEYYSLLGREVLQDRIEELRRKNPSWVEEAIAMARLISSYYKTVYSQMFSPLGVVVKDERAVEGELKKDGHYEVVLMSRLVRTLGGGSI